The Mesorhizobium sp. NBSH29 genome has a segment encoding these proteins:
- the fliK gene encoding flagellar hook-length control protein FliK gives MTPLLAQAGLALTSVGGSNQRRGDDKGANVFGDLVKAGEKSAVATRRTTTKENADRQQLTGEAYLSNWDPQTAAEISSVDPAGAAEEVEHHPDPSMHSRPIRATDIDWRVPYSPQKRPEEIAVEDKGLALVATAPTREKLLPHPPGQAAARALPAKGDSAELAALSGKSEAVISPPAAPSLMRASEHHRTQVTAAMTAAPEKQRAAAAEKPAKMESRKGINAAPTASPTTTSGLAAAPLPGDRTTPIDSSHSPRIANQEKRQPDEDGQPATSKVTVVATQTLPAPAASSPATTTAAFLDMLTTDPSWKAQAHTASATPTTHAPSQPVALTKIKIQLTPVELGMVTAELRIAGDQLSVELTAETAEAHHRLSSDSETILKSLRALGYDIDKVSIQPLQPGSQAVRSDTATSSQRDLTSGFAGSSAGDREQSGARGNSSGGGNETKMGENSGASSRDRASRDLYI, from the coding sequence ATGACCCCTTTATTAGCCCAGGCAGGTCTAGCACTCACTTCCGTGGGAGGCAGCAATCAACGTCGCGGGGATGATAAAGGAGCAAATGTCTTCGGAGATCTGGTCAAGGCCGGCGAAAAGAGCGCCGTCGCAACGCGGCGCACCACAACGAAGGAGAACGCCGACAGGCAGCAGCTTACAGGCGAAGCATATTTATCCAATTGGGATCCTCAGACGGCGGCGGAAATAAGTTCCGTCGATCCGGCCGGAGCAGCGGAAGAGGTAGAGCACCACCCTGATCCGTCTATGCACAGCCGACCCATAAGGGCCACCGATATCGATTGGCGAGTTCCCTACAGCCCCCAAAAAAGGCCGGAAGAAATCGCGGTAGAAGACAAAGGTCTGGCGTTGGTAGCAACGGCCCCGACGAGAGAGAAACTACTACCTCATCCGCCCGGCCAAGCAGCGGCAAGGGCCCTCCCCGCCAAAGGAGATTCCGCCGAACTGGCAGCTCTCAGCGGTAAATCCGAGGCGGTGATTTCGCCACCGGCAGCGCCGTCCCTGATGAGAGCAAGCGAGCATCATCGTACGCAAGTCACTGCAGCAATGACTGCCGCACCAGAAAAGCAGCGCGCTGCGGCGGCTGAGAAACCGGCAAAAATGGAAAGCCGTAAGGGAATTAATGCCGCCCCGACCGCATCCCCTACGACAACATCTGGCCTGGCAGCCGCTCCGCTTCCAGGCGACCGCACTACTCCCATCGATAGTTCCCACAGTCCGCGGATCGCCAACCAAGAAAAGCGGCAGCCCGACGAAGACGGCCAGCCAGCCACCTCAAAGGTTACAGTGGTCGCGACCCAGACTTTGCCTGCACCCGCAGCATCTTCGCCTGCCACCACTACGGCGGCATTCCTTGACATGTTGACCACCGATCCAAGTTGGAAAGCCCAGGCTCATACAGCCTCTGCCACACCAACAACCCATGCCCCGTCACAACCTGTAGCATTGACAAAGATAAAAATACAACTCACTCCTGTTGAGCTGGGGATGGTAACCGCAGAACTACGCATCGCAGGAGATCAACTTTCGGTTGAGTTGACCGCTGAGACCGCCGAAGCTCATCACCGTTTGTCGAGCGATTCCGAAACCATCCTGAAGTCGCTCCGCGCCCTCGGATACGACATCGACAAAGTGTCGATCCAGCCTCTACAACCGGGCAGCCAGGCTGTCAGATCAGACACCGCGACCTCCTCGCAACGCGACCTCACATCTGGATTTGCGGGCAGCTCAGCCGGCGACAGGGAACAATCCGGTGCTCGTGGTAATAGTTCAGGAGGTGGAAATGAAACCAAAATGGGTGAAAATTCTGGCGCATCTTCCCGCGATCGGGCTTCTCGCGACCTCTATATTTAG
- the flgK gene encoding flagellar hook-associated protein FlgK, translated as MSLTSALSIAQSALLNTSRQTSVVSRNIADASNPDYSRRIAVVSSSAPGARVVEIQRAVNDQLFRRNLAATSSWQGQSTLLAGLDTLKTSVNGVDSASSPATLIGKLQEALHLYSSTPSNRTLAENAIEAARQVVRGLNDGSEALQTFRTQADQQIAASVADLNQLLAQFHDANKEVVAGTRAGRDVSESLDKRDSLLKKISEHVPVSTVTRGDNDMVVMSKDGAMLYEAVPRTVTFQPLAGYSAGSTGNGVYVDGVRIAGGNGANTDAAGDIAGLIQLRDTVAPTMQRQLDEIARGLVTAFAESDPSGVQSPMAGLFTWPGAPAVPAAGALVNGLGGSITVNAAMDSSQAGNPELLRDGGANGAAYVWNTTGGASYSELLISFGGKLDTPMTFDPAAAIGSNATIGTYSTNSISWLEGLRKEASSAANTKSAMLMHTAEALSNETGVNIDYEMSLLLDLEHSYQASARLMKAVDDMLSALLAAVR; from the coding sequence ATGTCGCTGACATCAGCCCTGAGTATCGCACAATCGGCGTTGTTGAACACATCGCGGCAGACAAGTGTCGTCTCGCGCAACATCGCCGATGCGTCGAACCCGGACTACTCACGGCGCATCGCGGTCGTTTCGTCTTCCGCGCCGGGCGCACGCGTTGTCGAGATTCAGCGAGCCGTCAACGATCAGCTCTTTCGTCGCAATCTAGCAGCGACATCCTCTTGGCAGGGTCAAAGCACGCTGCTTGCGGGACTGGATACGCTCAAGACGTCGGTCAATGGCGTCGACAGCGCTTCGTCCCCTGCAACCCTCATTGGTAAATTGCAGGAGGCTTTGCATCTCTATTCCTCAACGCCTTCAAACCGTACATTGGCAGAAAACGCCATTGAGGCAGCACGACAGGTTGTCCGCGGGCTAAACGACGGTTCTGAAGCGCTCCAGACTTTTCGCACGCAGGCTGATCAGCAGATCGCCGCGTCTGTCGCAGACCTCAACCAGTTACTCGCCCAGTTTCATGATGCAAACAAGGAAGTCGTCGCCGGAACGCGCGCCGGTCGCGACGTCTCGGAATCCCTCGACAAGCGCGATTCACTTCTAAAGAAAATCTCCGAACACGTCCCCGTCTCAACCGTCACGCGCGGCGACAACGACATGGTCGTTATGTCCAAGGACGGCGCCATGCTTTACGAAGCGGTGCCGCGAACGGTCACCTTCCAGCCGCTCGCCGGATATTCCGCGGGCTCGACCGGCAACGGTGTGTACGTCGACGGCGTCCGGATCGCTGGCGGCAATGGCGCCAACACCGACGCGGCTGGTGATATCGCCGGGCTTATCCAGTTGCGCGACACTGTTGCTCCGACAATGCAGCGGCAGCTTGATGAGATCGCGCGCGGTCTGGTTACCGCTTTTGCTGAATCCGATCCTTCGGGTGTCCAGTCGCCTATGGCCGGCCTCTTTACCTGGCCTGGCGCTCCAGCCGTCCCGGCTGCCGGCGCGCTCGTAAACGGGCTTGGGGGATCAATCACTGTTAATGCGGCGATGGACAGTTCTCAGGCTGGCAATCCTGAACTGTTGCGCGATGGCGGCGCCAATGGAGCAGCCTATGTTTGGAATACCACCGGTGGCGCTTCCTATTCCGAACTGCTGATCTCCTTCGGTGGCAAGCTCGACACGCCAATGACCTTCGATCCCGCAGCCGCAATCGGCAGCAATGCGACCATCGGGACCTACTCCACCAACTCCATCAGCTGGCTTGAAGGTCTCCGCAAAGAAGCGTCTAGCGCTGCTAACACCAAGAGTGCCATGCTGATGCACACAGCCGAAGCGCTTTCCAACGAAACCGGTGTGAACATCGATTACGAAATGTCCCTGCTTCTTGACTTGGAACACTCCTACCAAGCTTCAGCGCGTCTGATGAAGGCGGTCGACGACATGCTCTCTGCGCTCTTGGCAGCGGTGAGATAG
- a CDS encoding flagellin N-terminal helical domain-containing protein codes for MASILTNASALTALQSLSATNKSLEMTQARISTGYRVAEASDNAAYWSIATTMRSDKSSLSVVKDALGLGAGKVDTAYSVTNDTVKIVNLIKDKLVAAVGASAADKAKIQVEITAFQLQLKTAADGAVFSGANWLSVDTTTGQTTPGTHDDAQIVSAFTRNAAGKIALQTIDINVQSVKLYDAFGTATNVEKGILDGLRLATSGVRDNTATAAAGGTVAATDGYAVSTLTVVGFNDTQIQQMLNVVDAAARELTDAATNLGAAKTRIDLQKNATQALMDSIDRGVGQLVDADMNQESTRLQALQVQQQLGIQALSIANSNSQNILALFK; via the coding sequence TCAGCGCAACCAACAAATCCCTGGAAATGACCCAGGCACGTATTTCAACCGGCTATCGCGTGGCGGAGGCCAGCGACAATGCCGCTTATTGGTCTATCGCCACCACCATGCGCTCCGACAAGAGTTCGCTCTCGGTCGTCAAGGATGCGCTCGGATTGGGTGCTGGCAAAGTTGACACAGCTTATTCGGTCACCAATGACACCGTGAAGATTGTCAACCTGATCAAAGACAAGCTTGTTGCCGCAGTCGGTGCAAGTGCTGCCGACAAGGCTAAAATCCAGGTTGAAATCACCGCGTTCCAACTACAGCTGAAAACCGCTGCCGATGGTGCAGTATTCAGCGGCGCCAACTGGCTTTCGGTCGATACCACAACTGGACAAACGACGCCGGGCACCCATGACGATGCCCAGATTGTCTCAGCATTCACGCGCAACGCCGCTGGGAAGATTGCGCTCCAGACCATCGACATCAATGTCCAGAGCGTAAAACTCTACGATGCTTTTGGCACAGCAACCAATGTCGAAAAAGGCATTCTAGACGGTCTGCGGCTAGCGACGTCCGGCGTTCGAGACAATACGGCTACTGCGGCAGCCGGCGGCACAGTCGCTGCCACTGACGGGTATGCGGTCTCAACACTCACCGTCGTCGGCTTCAACGACACACAGATCCAGCAGATGCTCAATGTGGTCGATGCCGCCGCCAGGGAACTTACCGACGCAGCAACCAACCTCGGCGCAGCGAAAACCCGCATCGATCTCCAGAAAAATGCCACTCAGGCGTTGATGGATTCAATCGACCGAGGCGTCGGTCAATTAGTTGATGCCGACATGAACCAGGAATCCACACGTCTCCAAGCACTTCAGGTTCAGCAGCAGCTTGGCATCCAGGCCCTCTCGATTGCGAACTCCAATTCGCAGAACATTCTTGCGCTCTTCAAATAG
- a CDS encoding response regulator transcription factor, giving the protein MIVIVDERELVKEGYCSLFDREGVASASFDTSEFGEWVTSVADDDLRSVRAFLIGECLSDIVSPNRLRDRTRAPVIALSEQHTLENTLRLFESGVDDVIRKPVHIREILARIAAIRRRASQEEAPFVKVGAMSIFMDGRDPEINGEPLPLPRRERRILEYLANNSGRRVTKTQVFNAIYGIFDEEVEENVVESHISKLRKKLREKIGFDPIDSKRFLGYRLII; this is encoded by the coding sequence ATGATTGTGATCGTGGATGAGCGTGAGCTCGTTAAAGAAGGTTATTGTTCACTTTTTGATCGTGAAGGGGTTGCAAGTGCAAGCTTCGATACGAGCGAATTCGGTGAATGGGTAACGAGCGTCGCTGACGATGATCTGAGGTCGGTTCGTGCCTTCCTGATTGGCGAATGCTTAAGCGATATTGTATCACCCAATCGGCTGCGTGACCGCACCCGGGCACCGGTGATTGCGTTGAGCGAACAGCACACCCTTGAAAACACTCTGCGGCTATTTGAGTCCGGCGTCGACGACGTCATTCGCAAACCTGTTCACATCCGCGAGATCCTGGCGCGCATTGCAGCCATCCGTCGGCGTGCCTCGCAAGAGGAAGCTCCGTTCGTCAAGGTCGGGGCGATGTCAATCTTCATGGATGGCCGCGACCCCGAGATCAACGGCGAGCCGCTACCTCTTCCCCGCCGCGAACGTCGGATCCTCGAATATTTAGCGAACAACAGCGGGCGACGGGTCACCAAGACGCAGGTATTCAACGCGATCTATGGCATTTTCGACGAAGAAGTCGAAGAGAATGTAGTTGAGAGCCACATTTCCAAGCTGCGCAAAAAACTGCGCGAAAAGATCGGCTTCGATCCCATCGATTCCAAAAGGTTTCTCGGTTATCGGCTCATCATCTGA
- the fliF gene encoding flagellar basal-body MS-ring/collar protein FliF, translating to MPEQVQNIIANLKDFGPRRLGILAAVATLVFTIIGLGSVYLNKPAYETLYVGLERSDVNQIGLVLGEAGIGFDVDSDGTSVLVAAGKTAQARMLLAEKGLPTSANAGYELFDNVGSLGLTSFMQQITRVRALEGEIARTIQSIAGIRAARVHIVLSERASFRRDEQQPSASVVIRASGMDATRNAMSIRHLVAAAVPGLSADKVTVLDSNGTLLASGDDPTNTTANRSLTVERTVEAQFEENIRRALAPYLGPDNFRASVKADVNTDQRQTEETIFDPESRVERSVQVVRSNADTSQRSTASPATVEQNLPNPTTATTAGPESSEKSERKEETTNYELNSKRIATTSNGYTVEKMSIAVVVNRERLVAILGKDATQEQIDARVVDIQKMVASATGFSETRGDVINVSSVEFIDGLDGEVIEAPGFMDAAGRQMGTIINALAFIVVVFLVAWFGLKPLAAALAKPAAAPAQSFEDVQRSLPTPDPAQAGIGALPGNQSNSLDDLRSKIRPAPQERLARMVDLNEERTAHILRKWAAQEAAA from the coding sequence GTGCCGGAGCAAGTTCAGAACATCATTGCCAATCTCAAGGATTTCGGGCCGAGACGGTTGGGAATCCTTGCCGCTGTCGCCACACTCGTTTTCACTATTATCGGGCTAGGATCGGTCTATCTCAATAAGCCAGCCTATGAGACGCTCTATGTCGGTCTCGAGCGCTCCGACGTGAACCAGATAGGGCTGGTTCTCGGAGAGGCGGGAATTGGCTTTGATGTGGATTCGGATGGAACCTCGGTATTGGTCGCCGCCGGCAAGACAGCGCAGGCCAGAATGTTGCTTGCCGAGAAGGGCCTGCCCACCAGTGCAAATGCAGGCTATGAGCTGTTCGACAATGTAGGCTCGCTCGGGCTGACCTCCTTTATGCAGCAGATAACACGCGTACGTGCGTTGGAAGGCGAAATTGCCCGCACCATTCAGTCCATTGCAGGAATCCGCGCAGCGCGCGTCCATATAGTCCTGTCAGAGCGCGCCAGTTTCCGCCGCGACGAACAGCAACCGTCTGCTTCGGTAGTCATCCGCGCATCCGGTATGGACGCAACGCGAAACGCCATGTCGATTCGGCATTTGGTGGCAGCCGCCGTCCCAGGTCTGAGTGCCGACAAGGTTACGGTACTCGATTCCAATGGCACACTTCTGGCCTCAGGTGATGATCCTACCAATACCACCGCCAACCGATCGCTCACAGTTGAACGCACGGTGGAAGCTCAGTTCGAGGAAAACATCCGCCGCGCGCTGGCACCCTATCTTGGCCCCGACAATTTCCGTGCCAGCGTAAAGGCCGACGTCAACACCGACCAGCGGCAAACCGAGGAAACAATCTTCGATCCGGAATCTCGGGTCGAACGTTCAGTCCAAGTAGTGAGGTCCAATGCTGATACCAGCCAGCGCTCCACTGCATCACCGGCAACCGTCGAGCAAAACTTGCCAAACCCGACAACTGCAACGACTGCCGGTCCCGAATCTTCGGAAAAAAGCGAGCGCAAGGAAGAAACGACGAACTACGAGCTCAATTCCAAGCGTATCGCAACCACCAGCAACGGGTATACCGTTGAGAAAATGTCGATTGCAGTCGTCGTGAACCGGGAACGGCTTGTCGCGATACTTGGCAAGGATGCCACTCAGGAGCAAATTGATGCCCGGGTCGTCGATATCCAGAAGATGGTCGCATCAGCCACCGGCTTTAGTGAAACGCGTGGCGACGTGATCAATGTGTCGTCTGTCGAATTTATCGATGGCTTAGATGGTGAAGTAATCGAGGCCCCTGGATTTATGGATGCAGCCGGGCGCCAGATGGGCACTATCATAAACGCCTTGGCGTTTATCGTAGTTGTCTTCCTTGTCGCCTGGTTCGGTCTCAAGCCCCTCGCCGCCGCTTTGGCCAAACCTGCCGCCGCTCCTGCACAAAGCTTCGAAGACGTGCAGCGCTCCTTGCCTACTCCCGACCCGGCGCAAGCAGGAATAGGCGCACTGCCGGGAAATCAGTCCAACTCGCTGGATGATCTACGCAGCAAAATTCGGCCCGCGCCGCAGGAGCGACTAGCCCGTATGGTTGACCTTAACGAGGAGCGTACCGCTCACATCCTGCGCAAATGGGCAGCCCAGGAAGCAGCAGCCTGA
- a CDS encoding chemotaxis protein MotC, with protein sequence MVRSLQLLQDKIASGDHAALPMQTKLLEMIDGRLRQSNPQDFSDKRNFRAMLIYAMSGGNPATIEGVLRRLPPEPADRKVAEGVLNYLRGKPGEARTALNDVNPMAEVPELGAFLALVKASVATNEDAVSASRLFDQARLLGPGTLIEEAALRRSLSLAVSLSDAERFLTLSSQYVRRFLNSPYASQFADGFVDGVVTLHVTADLSAVRKIISAMEPEQQKFIYLRIARRGAIDGYTTLSAFASERIEAASQKADTEADPRAELYSSLAAITGTENGEVLTRLRGIDRERLSENDRRLLDAAQAVAFEMIAQPVAAPKALMPERVEAATVSEELSPRIPPSATHVVATSPSPPYQNAPVDAATTTAQAARAKLDAVDKLLGASAE encoded by the coding sequence ATGGTACGTTCTTTACAGCTTCTGCAGGATAAGATTGCATCGGGGGACCACGCTGCACTGCCGATGCAGACTAAGCTCCTAGAAATGATCGATGGACGTCTACGTCAGTCGAATCCGCAGGACTTTTCCGACAAGCGGAACTTTCGCGCCATGCTCATCTACGCCATGAGCGGTGGCAATCCAGCCACCATCGAGGGTGTGCTTCGCAGGCTCCCGCCGGAGCCCGCAGATAGGAAAGTGGCGGAGGGCGTTCTGAACTACCTTCGTGGCAAGCCAGGTGAAGCCCGCACCGCGCTCAATGACGTCAACCCGATGGCCGAAGTGCCTGAACTTGGCGCGTTTCTGGCACTCGTCAAAGCGTCGGTAGCTACCAACGAAGATGCCGTTTCTGCCTCGAGATTATTTGACCAGGCCCGTTTGCTAGGACCTGGCACCCTGATTGAGGAGGCTGCCCTGCGGCGTTCACTCAGTCTTGCCGTTTCACTGTCCGACGCGGAAAGATTTCTGACACTATCCAGCCAGTATGTTCGTCGCTTCCTCAACTCCCCCTATGCCAGCCAGTTTGCAGATGGCTTTGTTGACGGCGTCGTTACATTACACGTAACCGCGGACCTATCGGCTGTTCGAAAGATCATTTCTGCCATGGAACCAGAGCAGCAGAAATTCATCTATCTTCGCATCGCTAGGCGAGGCGCGATCGATGGTTACACCACACTTTCCGCTTTCGCTTCCGAGCGTATCGAAGCCGCTTCCCAGAAAGCGGATACGGAAGCTGACCCGAGGGCTGAACTCTATTCCAGCCTTGCCGCAATCACCGGCACCGAAAATGGCGAAGTGCTGACACGGTTGCGGGGCATTGATCGCGAACGTCTATCTGAGAATGACAGGCGTTTGCTTGACGCCGCGCAGGCCGTCGCCTTCGAAATGATCGCCCAGCCAGTTGCGGCGCCAAAAGCTCTGATGCCCGAAAGGGTTGAGGCCGCCACCGTCTCTGAAGAATTGTCGCCACGTATACCACCATCGGCGACGCATGTCGTCGCGACGAGTCCTTCGCCACCATATCAGAATGCTCCGGTCGATGCAGCCACCACTACCGCACAAGCTGCGCGAGCCAAACTTGATGCCGTTGATAAACTTCTCGGAGCATCCGCAGAATGA
- a CDS encoding transglycosylase SLT domain-containing protein: MKPKWVKILAHLPAIGLLATSIFSTPPLSANAAANPCEREILRAADRYSVPVGILYAVGLTETGNKGSLQPNALNIDGKPVFARSPREAVSTFEEAKRNGAKFIDLGCMQINHHFHSQHFRNVADMLDPRRNVDYAARFLITLKGKHESWSMAVARYHAGPNNDPAQKRYVCQVITNMVATGFGNWTPNARAFCNQ; this comes from the coding sequence ATGAAACCAAAATGGGTGAAAATTCTGGCGCATCTTCCCGCGATCGGGCTTCTCGCGACCTCTATATTTAGCACGCCTCCACTCAGCGCCAATGCTGCAGCCAACCCCTGCGAGCGCGAGATCTTGCGTGCTGCGGATCGCTATAGCGTGCCGGTCGGTATCCTTTACGCCGTAGGTCTTACGGAGACTGGAAACAAAGGCAGTTTGCAACCTAATGCGTTGAATATAGACGGTAAACCCGTCTTTGCCCGCTCTCCGCGCGAGGCAGTTTCAACTTTCGAAGAGGCTAAGCGTAACGGTGCTAAATTCATTGATCTCGGTTGCATGCAGATCAACCACCACTTCCATTCCCAACACTTTCGCAACGTCGCCGATATGCTCGATCCGCGTCGGAACGTCGACTATGCGGCGCGATTTCTGATCACACTGAAGGGCAAGCACGAAAGCTGGTCGATGGCCGTCGCCCGATATCATGCCGGCCCCAACAATGACCCGGCGCAGAAGCGCTACGTGTGCCAGGTCATCACCAACATGGTGGCCACAGGTTTTGGCAACTGGACGCCCAACGCGAGGGCGTTCTGCAACCAATAG
- a CDS encoding MotB family protein, protein MTLHSPDEHRQEIIIVRRHMGDHDEAHHGGVWKIAFADFMTAMMCFFLVMWLINAANDQTKASVASYFNPVKLVDRSSGGKGLDEINEGPSSLGSSSKSTDQTEGKAGVQGNSSSGPTEAQNSSDQSPTEEHSDKHLFADPYAVLAEIAADTSTRQNVSSKGEGGAQDAGPATGASGGTSFRDPFAPDFWSQQIDTLQTKAPAEAVSAEEPNSAAHIEGKPGDAPKDHSPLETVLAHDPAAEKSGAPSGKKNIEPDAATKEAAAAIKQELAQAFEPGDKLYDGLSVTVTDKGVTISVTDQLDFGMFEIGSAVPHRELVLAMEKISRTLSNKPGKITISGHTDGRQFHSENYDNWRLSTARAHSAYYMLVRGGLDEARIKEVAGYADRELKVAGDPFDAHNRRIEIVLEPAE, encoded by the coding sequence ATGACACTCCATTCGCCAGACGAACACAGGCAGGAGATCATTATTGTGCGCCGACACATGGGGGACCATGACGAGGCTCACCACGGTGGTGTCTGGAAGATCGCATTTGCCGATTTCATGACGGCGATGATGTGCTTCTTTCTTGTGATGTGGTTGATAAATGCTGCCAATGATCAGACCAAGGCTTCGGTCGCTAGCTACTTCAATCCTGTAAAACTTGTAGACCGCAGTTCCGGTGGCAAGGGCTTGGATGAAATCAATGAAGGGCCCAGTTCCCTCGGCTCATCCTCCAAGTCCACCGACCAAACAGAAGGGAAAGCAGGGGTTCAGGGAAATTCCAGTTCGGGACCAACTGAAGCTCAGAATTCCTCCGACCAGTCCCCAACCGAAGAGCATTCCGACAAACATCTGTTTGCCGATCCGTACGCAGTTCTTGCCGAAATCGCCGCAGATACCAGCACAAGGCAAAATGTCAGCAGCAAGGGCGAAGGCGGCGCACAAGATGCTGGCCCGGCAACGGGTGCCTCAGGTGGAACCTCCTTCCGCGACCCATTTGCACCCGATTTCTGGTCGCAACAGATCGACACCTTACAGACAAAAGCGCCTGCAGAAGCGGTTTCCGCTGAGGAGCCAAACTCCGCCGCGCACATCGAAGGAAAGCCCGGCGACGCCCCAAAAGATCATTCGCCGCTGGAAACCGTATTGGCCCATGACCCAGCAGCTGAAAAGTCGGGGGCCCCATCAGGCAAAAAGAATATTGAGCCGGATGCCGCCACAAAGGAAGCTGCTGCGGCTATCAAACAGGAACTTGCGCAAGCCTTCGAGCCCGGCGACAAACTGTATGATGGCTTGTCAGTAACCGTGACTGATAAGGGAGTAACAATTTCCGTGACCGACCAGCTCGACTTCGGCATGTTCGAAATAGGATCGGCAGTGCCACATCGTGAGCTGGTGCTTGCTATGGAAAAGATCAGCCGCACTTTAAGCAACAAACCCGGCAAGATCACCATCAGCGGCCATACAGATGGCCGACAATTTCACAGCGAGAACTATGATAACTGGCGGCTATCCACGGCGCGCGCTCATTCTGCGTACTATATGTTGGTAAGAGGCGGCCTCGACGAGGCACGCATCAAAGAAGTGGCAGGCTATGCTGATCGCGAACTCAAGGTAGCGGGTGATCCGTTCGACGCCCATAATCGTCGCATCGAAATTGTTCTTGAGCCGGCCGAATGA
- a CDS encoding flagellar hook protein FlgE — MSLYGMMRTGVSGMNAQANRLSTTADNIANSGTTGYKRASTEFSSLIIPNSTGNYTSGGVTTDIRYSTSQQGDLRYTTSSSDLAVNGDGFFVVQNPSGSPFLTRAGSFVPDAQGRLVNAAGFYLMGYNFANGTPSAVANGFGGLEAVKISQNELTATASTNGVFTANLPSNAPIVPAADLPSSNAASATHSAKSSLVVYDNLGGEVILDIYFTKTAANSWEVAVYNQADAAPSTSFPYTGAALSTQAMTFDPTTGQLTGGGTLTIPVPGGASMSLDLSKTTQLATTYTVLEPKVNGNAPSGIDKIEISGDGTIYAQYENGSFKALYRIPIATVQSPDQLAVLPGNVFSQSSDSGSIRVGFANEGGMGSVVSGALENSNVDIAEELTNMIESQRTYTANSKVFQTGADLMDILVNLKR, encoded by the coding sequence ATGAGCTTGTATGGAATGATGCGCACCGGCGTATCCGGTATGAATGCGCAGGCCAACCGCCTGTCGACCACCGCAGATAACATCGCGAATTCCGGCACCACCGGCTACAAGCGCGCCAGCACTGAGTTTTCCTCGCTGATCATCCCGAATTCTACCGGGAACTACACATCGGGCGGCGTCACCACAGACATCCGCTATTCGACATCACAGCAGGGCGACCTGCGCTATACCACATCGTCGAGCGACCTTGCCGTCAACGGCGACGGCTTCTTCGTCGTCCAGAACCCGAGTGGTTCGCCGTTCCTTACTCGGGCAGGCTCGTTCGTTCCGGATGCGCAGGGACGCCTAGTCAACGCCGCCGGCTTTTACCTGATGGGTTATAACTTCGCCAATGGCACGCCCAGCGCTGTAGCCAACGGTTTTGGCGGTCTTGAGGCTGTAAAGATATCGCAGAACGAACTCACGGCCACCGCATCAACCAACGGCGTGTTCACGGCAAATCTGCCGTCAAATGCACCTATTGTGCCGGCTGCCGACCTGCCGTCTTCCAACGCGGCTTCTGCCACCCATTCAGCCAAATCGTCACTCGTCGTCTACGATAATCTCGGCGGTGAGGTCATTCTGGATATCTATTTCACCAAGACCGCTGCCAATAGCTGGGAAGTCGCCGTTTACAACCAGGCCGACGCGGCGCCGTCAACATCATTCCCTTACACCGGTGCAGCACTTTCGACCCAGGCTATGACATTCGACCCGACTACCGGCCAGTTGACTGGCGGCGGCACCTTGACGATCCCTGTCCCAGGCGGCGCATCTATGAGCCTCGATCTCAGCAAGACGACACAGCTTGCAACCACTTATACGGTTCTGGAGCCCAAGGTGAACGGCAACGCGCCAAGCGGCATCGACAAAATCGAGATAAGCGGCGACGGCACCATTTACGCGCAATACGAAAACGGCTCGTTCAAGGCGCTCTATCGCATCCCTATCGCCACCGTTCAAAGCCCCGACCAATTGGCGGTTCTGCCCGGCAACGTCTTCTCGCAAAGCAGTGACTCCGGTTCCATCCGGGTCGGCTTTGCCAATGAAGGCGGAATGGGCTCTGTAGTTTCGGGTGCGCTCGAAAACTCCAATGTCGATATCGCTGAGGAACTCACCAATATGATCGAGTCCCAGCGCACCTACACCGCCAATTCGAAAGTGTTCCAGACCGGTGCCGATCTCATGGACATTCTCGTCAACCTCAAAAGGTAG